GGCAAGGGGACGTGGAGGCCGTCACCGTGAAAGTGGACAACATCGTGGCGGTACAGAACCTGGAGAAAATGGCCAGGGGCTACGGGTACGATTTTTCTTACCAGGAGGTTTCGTCGGGCCTTTTCGATGTCCTTATCGTTAAAAGCGGCGCCGCGGCCCCCGCTGTTGAAGAGGAGAGGAGCGAACAAGGCGAGGTCCGCCCTTCCGCGGCTCCCGAAAGAATGGTCGTCGTGATCGGCAAGGACGGCATGGGGGCTGGTTCCGACGAACTGGGCAAGATCTTGGTCAAGGGATTCATCTACTCCCTGACCGAGCTCAAGACACCTCCCGAATCGGTGGTTTTCTTCAATTCAGGGGTGTTTCTGACGGCCGAAGGCTCCAGCGCGATCGATGACCTGAAAAG
Above is a window of Thermovirga sp. DNA encoding:
- the yedF gene encoding sulfurtransferase-like selenium metabolism protein YedF; amino-acid sequence: MKTIDVLGQPCPIPVIKAKKALGQGDVEAVTVKVDNIVAVQNLEKMARGYGYDFSYQEVSSGLFDVLIVKSGAAAPAVEEERSEQGEVRPSAAPERMVVVIGKDGMGAGSDELGKILVKGFIYSLTELKTPPESVVFFNSGVFLTAEGSSAIDDLKRLEAAGTNILSCGTCINYFELQGKLAVGSVADMYGITEKMAGASNTISI